One part of the Caproiciproducens sp. CPB-2 genome encodes these proteins:
- the groL gene encoding chaperonin GroEL (60 kDa chaperone family; promotes refolding of misfolded polypeptides especially under stressful conditions; forms two stacked rings of heptamers to form a barrel-shaped 14mer; ends can be capped by GroES; misfolded proteins enter the barrel where they are refolded when GroES binds) — protein MAKQIIYGEDARKALLSGINQLADTVKITLGPKGRNVVLDKKFGAPLITNDGVTIAKEIELEDAFENMGAQLVKEVATKTNDVAGDGTTTATLLAQAIIREGMKNVTAGANPMEVRKGVQKAVDAAVKSLADHSKKVSGSEDIARVATISASSDFIGKLISEAMEKVTSDGVITVEESKTAETYSEVVEGMMFDRGYITPYMVTDTEKMEAVIDDAYILITDKKISNIQEILPLLEKIVQSGKKLVIIAEDIEGEALTTLILNKLRGTFTCVGVKAPGFGDRRKDMLRDIAVLTGGQVISEELGLELKETTIEQLGRARQVKVDKENTIIVDGSGNKDEIKARVSQIRSQIGTTTSDFDREKLQERLAKLSGGVAVIKVGAATEVEMKEQKLRIEDALAATKAAVEEGIVAGGGVALLNTYKAVEKVVVDSEGDAKTGAKIILKVLEEPIRQIAANAGLEGSVIVEHIKNADKVDYGFNALTEEYGDMISFGIVDPTKVTRSALQNAASVAAMVLTTESLVTDKKEPAPAPAMPADPGMGGMY, from the coding sequence ATGGCTAAACAGATTATTTACGGCGAGGATGCCAGAAAAGCGCTTTTAAGCGGTATTAATCAGCTTGCTGATACAGTGAAAATCACCCTTGGCCCGAAGGGCAGGAACGTCGTTCTCGACAAAAAATTCGGCGCTCCCCTCATTACCAACGACGGTGTCACCATTGCCAAAGAGATCGAGCTGGAAGACGCTTTTGAAAATATGGGCGCTCAGCTTGTTAAGGAAGTCGCGACAAAGACAAACGACGTTGCCGGCGACGGTACCACCACGGCGACTCTGCTTGCGCAGGCCATTATCCGCGAGGGCATGAAAAACGTAACCGCGGGCGCCAATCCGATGGAGGTCCGCAAAGGCGTACAGAAGGCCGTTGACGCTGCCGTAAAATCTCTGGCGGATCATTCCAAAAAGGTTTCCGGTTCCGAGGATATCGCCCGTGTTGCAACGATTTCCGCTTCCAGTGATTTTATCGGCAAGCTGATTTCCGAAGCAATGGAGAAAGTGACCTCCGACGGGGTCATTACGGTGGAAGAATCCAAAACGGCCGAGACATACTCCGAGGTCGTAGAAGGCATGATGTTCGACCGCGGCTATATTACCCCTTATATGGTAACAGACACGGAAAAAATGGAAGCCGTTATTGATGATGCATATATTTTGATTACGGACAAGAAGATTTCCAATATCCAGGAAATTCTTCCGCTTCTGGAAAAGATCGTACAGTCCGGCAAGAAGCTGGTCATTATTGCAGAGGACATCGAGGGCGAGGCTCTCACCACCCTGATCCTGAATAAACTGCGCGGCACCTTTACCTGTGTCGGTGTAAAGGCTCCGGGCTTTGGCGACAGAAGAAAAGACATGCTTCGCGATATCGCCGTTCTGACAGGCGGTCAGGTTATTTCCGAAGAGCTGGGACTGGAGCTCAAGGAGACCACGATTGAGCAGCTCGGCCGTGCGCGCCAGGTGAAGGTGGACAAAGAGAACACCATTATTGTCGACGGTTCCGGCAATAAGGATGAGATCAAAGCAAGGGTATCCCAGATCCGTTCCCAGATCGGGACCACAACCTCCGACTTCGACCGCGAGAAGCTGCAGGAGCGTCTTGCCAAGCTTTCCGGCGGAGTAGCCGTTATCAAAGTCGGCGCGGCAACCGAAGTGGAAATGAAAGAGCAGAAGCTCCGCATTGAAGACGCTCTTGCCGCAACAAAGGCTGCTGTGGAAGAAGGTATCGTAGCGGGCGGCGGCGTTGCTCTGCTGAACACCTACAAGGCTGTGGAAAAGGTTGTTGTGGACAGCGAAGGCGACGCAAAGACCGGCGCCAAGATCATCCTGAAAGTCCTTGAGGAGCCGATCCGCCAGATCGCCGCGAACGCGGGCCTTGAAGGCTCTGTGATTGTGGAACACATCAAGAATGCCGACAAGGTCGACTACGGCTTCAACGCTCTTACCGAGGAGTACGGCGATATGATTTCCTTCGGTATTGTGGATCCGACCAAGGTAACGCGTTCCGCACTGCAGAACGCGGCTTCCGTAGCGGCCATGGTGCTCACCACGGAATCCCTGGTAACGGATAAGAAGGAACCTGCTCCGGCTCCCGCCATGCCGGCGGACCCGGGCATGGGCGGCATGTATTAA
- a CDS encoding co-chaperone GroES — protein sequence MTIKPLADRILIKMEEAEETTKSGILLAGSAKEKPQIADVIEAGPGGVVDGKEIKMYVKKGDRVITSKYSGTEIKIDGEEFTIVRQSDILAVVE from the coding sequence ATGACTATTAAACCATTGGCAGACAGAATTTTAATTAAGATGGAAGAAGCCGAGGAGACCACGAAGAGCGGGATTCTTCTTGCCGGCTCCGCAAAGGAAAAGCCGCAGATTGCGGATGTGATCGAGGCAGGACCCGGTGGCGTCGTGGACGGCAAAGAAATTAAAATGTATGTGAAAAAAGGCGACAGAGTCATAACAAGCAAGTATTCCGGAACCGAAATCAAGATCGACGGTGAGGAATTTACCATCGTACGCCAGAGCGATATTCTTGCAGTCGTAGAGTAA